One stretch of Candidatus Latescibacter sp. DNA includes these proteins:
- a CDS encoding ThuA domain-containing protein has protein sequence MKTPLVHLTIPFLLAGCTAAFGFAGACAAQSPPLKVLIIDGQNNHDWKSTTPVMKWILEDSGFFTVDVATSSPAKADMSSFNPDFAAYPVALLNYNGDPWPKKTQDALVKYMNNGGGLVIVHAADNSFPEWPEYNKMIGLGGWGNRDEKAGPYIRFRNGKFVRDNTTGRGGSHGKQHEYKITFRDSNHPITKGLPSEWMHAKDELYDRLRGPAENLTVLATAFSDTSTGGTGEDEPMLMTIRYGKGRVFHTALGHDGSSMSCVGFITTLLRGTEWAATGKVRHTAIPADFPAAVRVSVRKY, from the coding sequence ATGAAAACTCCCCTTGTTCATCTCACTATTCCTTTTCTTCTCGCCGGATGTACTGCCGCCTTTGGATTTGCCGGAGCGTGCGCGGCTCAATCCCCTCCTCTCAAAGTGCTGATCATAGACGGCCAGAACAACCATGATTGGAAATCGACCACCCCGGTGATGAAATGGATACTGGAAGATTCCGGATTTTTCACAGTCGATGTAGCTACCTCGTCCCCTGCAAAAGCTGACATGAGCAGCTTCAATCCTGATTTTGCTGCCTATCCGGTGGCGCTTTTGAATTATAATGGCGATCCCTGGCCCAAAAAAACACAGGATGCCCTGGTTAAATACATGAACAACGGAGGCGGTCTTGTGATTGTTCATGCCGCTGACAATTCCTTTCCGGAATGGCCGGAATACAACAAAATGATCGGCCTGGGCGGCTGGGGAAACCGTGACGAGAAGGCCGGGCCGTATATCCGTTTCCGGAACGGTAAATTCGTCCGGGATAATACCACGGGGCGGGGCGGCTCTCACGGCAAACAGCATGAGTACAAGATTACCTTCCGCGATTCGAACCACCCGATAACCAAAGGGCTGCCCAGTGAATGGATGCATGCCAAAGACGAGCTCTACGACCGTCTTCGCGGCCCCGCCGAGAACCTGACCGTGCTGGCCACCGCGTTTTCAGATACTTCTACCGGGGGCACAGGAGAGGACGAACCGATGCTGATGACCATCCGCTACGGGAAAGGGCGGGTTTTCCATACAGCGCTCGGCCATGACGGCTCTTCCATGAGCTGTGTCGGGTTTATAACCACCCTGCTCCGCGGAACCGAGTGGGCCGCCACCGGGAAGGTCAGGCATACCGCAATCCCGGCAGATTTCCCCGCCGCCGTTCGGGTGAGTGTGCGGAAGTATTGA
- a CDS encoding HEAT repeat domain-containing protein — MSMRKNLLYSVSITGIFLACFLFSASSAGFAAPAKSGGAQAFTSADAKKLKSGDHDAAAEILAKLSKMYQANGKESLKPAVAPLIECAWNELGIPEDQRWNLMDILKILSLTGDVSAKPLFLNVMSSVKGGGIPYVPQGFLLMGSAIVPELADSLKSTSPDARGRTALTLGKMFQLDKTGAFFSPQYRTRIKDLLAVNLKDSSVNVRIYSVSALAYFGDSSVVAPLEYLEKHDAHKDSSGNYEVRIEAGRTLKALKAKK, encoded by the coding sequence ATGAGCATGCGAAAAAATCTGCTGTACAGTGTATCGATCACAGGTATTTTCCTGGCATGTTTTCTTTTCAGCGCATCGTCAGCCGGATTTGCCGCCCCCGCCAAAAGCGGCGGCGCTCAGGCATTCACTTCCGCCGACGCCAAGAAGCTGAAAAGCGGAGATCACGACGCAGCGGCCGAAATTCTGGCCAAGCTGTCGAAGATGTACCAGGCTAATGGCAAGGAAAGTCTGAAACCTGCGGTTGCCCCCCTCATCGAATGCGCATGGAACGAGCTAGGCATCCCGGAAGACCAGCGCTGGAACCTCATGGATATTCTGAAAATTCTCAGCCTGACCGGAGATGTCAGCGCCAAACCGCTTTTTCTCAATGTCATGAGCTCGGTCAAAGGCGGCGGAATCCCTTACGTTCCCCAGGGATTTCTGTTAATGGGGTCGGCAATTGTCCCCGAGCTGGCCGATTCCCTCAAGAGTACCAGTCCGGATGCCCGGGGAAGAACAGCTCTGACCCTGGGCAAGATGTTCCAGCTCGATAAAACGGGTGCTTTTTTCTCTCCCCAGTACCGCACCCGTATAAAAGACCTTCTGGCCGTCAATCTCAAAGACTCCAGTGTGAATGTGCGTATTTACTCAGTAAGCGCCCTGGCATATTTCGGTGATTCTTCAGTTGTTGCCCCTCTCGAATACCTGGAAAAGCACGACGCCCACAAGGATTCCAGCGGCAATTATGAGGTGCGGATCGAGGCCGGAAGAACCCTTAAGGCGCTGAAAGCAAAGAAATAA
- a CDS encoding MFS transporter yields MQENNRTSFSSYRWVIVSLLFFATTINYFDRIVLSIVIPEIKRDLNITDIEYSYVLSFFQFGYTFGSLAAGKFIDWAGTKLGYLLSIISWSFAAAMHATVGSISSLAVWRGLLGVSESGNFPAAIKAISEWFPRKERALATSLFNSGPHIAMITGAPIIAFFTLYLGWRWAFLAMGLSGFLFAAFWPFFFRNPPQSPEDISHPGKTAAKSMPWRDLLRLRKSWGIMLARFLTDAVWWFYIFWLPNYLNSQRGLNIREIAVAVPLIYILAILLGNLGGWFSGYLIHRGWPEIGARKLVMFISVMCMPFSALAVAVPDVWGVVLLVSLACGAHSSWAANLFALIADQFPTRAVGSIMGLSTFTGGVGGLFLSTVAVGYIVSYLGYVPIFILMGILHPLGFLFIYFLVSRDHKT; encoded by the coding sequence ATGCAGGAAAACAACCGCACATCCTTTAGCTCCTATCGCTGGGTCATCGTTTCACTCCTCTTTTTTGCAACCACGATCAATTATTTCGACCGTATCGTGCTTTCGATAGTGATTCCGGAAATAAAACGGGATCTGAACATTACCGACATCGAGTACTCCTATGTACTGAGTTTCTTCCAGTTCGGATATACTTTCGGCTCTCTGGCCGCAGGCAAATTTATCGACTGGGCCGGGACAAAGCTCGGTTACCTGCTCTCCATTATTTCCTGGTCGTTTGCGGCGGCCATGCATGCCACTGTAGGCTCAATCTCCTCTCTTGCGGTATGGCGCGGCCTTTTAGGAGTCAGCGAATCCGGGAATTTCCCCGCCGCCATCAAAGCCATCTCCGAATGGTTTCCCCGGAAGGAGCGGGCGCTGGCCACCTCGCTCTTCAACAGCGGCCCCCATATCGCCATGATCACCGGGGCGCCCATCATCGCGTTTTTCACCCTGTACCTTGGATGGCGCTGGGCTTTTCTGGCCATGGGATTGAGCGGATTTCTCTTCGCGGCGTTCTGGCCATTTTTTTTCCGAAATCCTCCTCAATCACCCGAAGATATATCTCATCCGGGAAAGACTGCCGCGAAATCCATGCCCTGGCGCGACCTTCTCCGGCTCCGGAAAAGCTGGGGCATCATGCTGGCCCGGTTTTTAACCGATGCGGTCTGGTGGTTTTACATCTTCTGGCTGCCCAATTATCTCAATTCCCAGCGCGGACTCAATATCAGGGAAATCGCGGTGGCGGTTCCGCTTATCTACATTCTGGCAATCCTTTTGGGAAACCTCGGCGGCTGGTTTTCCGGGTATCTCATACATCGCGGCTGGCCGGAGATCGGGGCGCGCAAGCTCGTCATGTTCATTTCCGTCATGTGCATGCCCTTCTCCGCGCTGGCGGTGGCAGTTCCCGATGTATGGGGGGTGGTTCTCCTGGTAAGCCTGGCCTGCGGGGCGCACTCAAGCTGGGCCGCCAACCTGTTCGCCCTGATCGCCGATCAATTCCCCACCAGAGCGGTCGGCTCGATTATGGGACTCTCCACGTTCACCGGGGGAGTGGGCGGCCTGTTCCTCTCCACTGTTGCGGTGGGCTATATCGTGTCCTATCTGGGATACGTGCCCATTTTCATCCTGATGGGGATTCTGCATCCGCTGGGATTCCTGTTCATTTATTTCCTTGTTTCAAGGGATCATAAAACATAA